The following coding sequences are from one Bacillus sp. PK3_68 window:
- a CDS encoding MFS transporter, translating into MKFNKKKINVVDIQRTKKSVFATGVGNAMEWFDFGLYSYLAVIISQNFFTAVENDQLKLVFTFATFAIAFLMRPLGGIIFGKIGDKSGRKVVLTTTIILMAFSTLLIGLLPTYDQIGIWAPILLLVARIIQGFSTGGEYAGAMVYIAESSPDNKRNMLGSGLEIGTLTGYILASLLASALFITLSDQQMASWGWRIPFLLGLPLGLIGLYLRRSLEETPIFENELSDDTVQEESFLSILKNHKKDVVVCFVAVAFFNITNYMLLSYMPSYLNEIIGLSSTIGTVLITAVMIIMVPLAFMFGKLSDKIGNKTVFLIGLGGLTLLSTVAFYLINLNGLIFVSLGILILGVLLSTYEGTMPGSLPAMFYTDIRYRTLSVTFNVSVSIFGGTTPLFSTWLVHQTGNNLAPSFYLTAVSIIGFLVILFLFNSTSGKSLKGSYPTVASKAEYKEAVENPKDSLWWQTEQKDE; encoded by the coding sequence ATGAAATTTAACAAGAAGAAAATCAACGTCGTAGATATTCAGCGAACTAAGAAAAGCGTGTTTGCTACAGGGGTAGGAAATGCGATGGAATGGTTTGATTTTGGCTTATATTCCTATTTAGCGGTTATCATTAGCCAGAACTTTTTCACTGCTGTTGAAAATGACCAGCTGAAATTAGTATTTACCTTTGCAACATTTGCGATCGCCTTCTTAATGCGACCGTTAGGCGGTATTATATTTGGTAAAATCGGAGATAAATCAGGAAGAAAAGTCGTTTTAACAACCACGATTATTTTAATGGCTTTTTCCACATTGCTCATCGGTTTATTGCCTACATATGATCAAATAGGTATATGGGCGCCTATACTCTTATTAGTAGCTAGAATTATTCAGGGTTTTTCAACTGGCGGGGAATACGCCGGTGCCATGGTCTATATTGCAGAATCCTCTCCAGATAATAAACGCAATATGCTTGGGAGTGGATTAGAAATTGGCACGCTCACTGGTTACATATTAGCTTCACTACTTGCCAGTGCACTCTTTATCACCCTATCTGATCAACAGATGGCCTCATGGGGTTGGAGAATACCATTTCTACTCGGTTTACCTTTAGGTCTTATCGGGCTGTACTTAAGAAGGAGCTTAGAAGAAACACCGATTTTTGAAAATGAACTTTCTGATGATACAGTCCAAGAGGAAAGCTTCCTATCTATTTTAAAAAACCACAAAAAAGATGTTGTTGTATGTTTTGTAGCTGTCGCCTTCTTTAACATTACAAACTACATGCTATTATCATACATGCCCTCTTATTTGAATGAAATTATTGGATTATCCAGTACGATAGGAACTGTATTAATTACGGCTGTCATGATTATTATGGTGCCGCTTGCTTTCATGTTTGGAAAACTCAGTGATAAAATCGGAAACAAAACGGTGTTCTTAATTGGTTTAGGCGGATTGACTTTATTGTCTACCGTTGCTTTTTATTTAATAAACTTGAATGGTTTAATATTTGTTTCGTTAGGTATTCTCATTCTGGGTGTTTTACTTTCAACTTATGAAGGCACCATGCCAGGATCGTTACCAGCGATGTTCTATACTGATATCCGATATCGTACATTATCTGTGACCTTTAATGTTTCTGTTTCAATATTTGGTGGAACTACCCCATTGTTTTCCACATGGCTCGTTCACCAAACAGGCAATAACTTAGCACCTAGTTTCTATCTAACAGCCGTGAGTATTATCGGATTTTTAGTGATACTATTCTTGTTCAATAGTACTTCAGGGAAATCTCTCAAGGGTTCCTACCCAACCGTTGCTTCTAAGGCTGAATATAAAGAAGCTGTCGAAAATCCAAAAGATTCATTATGGTGGCAAACAGAACAAAAAGACGAATAA
- a CDS encoding delta-aminolevulinic acid dehydratase — protein sequence MSKPELYISLVVGPNCDMESYALRSTFEYFGARVTMHWIGRPNDLVDVLSGEERDNKVDYLILNFHGDEGRFCMPELGEDIYEPGEPRGEFFDVQDVVKHSSLKNIKVIAPGCTLGTTSLAAAFLASGCHSYIGPNDYIDGNSNLIFVVRFFYELINNNKSQQEAFEIAKSIDQETSMYQIYLS from the coding sequence GTGAGTAAACCAGAGTTATATATCAGTTTAGTTGTAGGTCCAAATTGTGACATGGAATCATATGCGTTAAGATCAACATTTGAGTATTTTGGGGCAAGAGTTACAATGCACTGGATAGGAAGGCCCAATGATCTTGTTGATGTTTTATCTGGTGAAGAACGTGATAATAAAGTTGATTATTTAATATTAAATTTTCATGGAGATGAAGGAAGATTTTGCATGCCTGAACTAGGTGAGGATATTTATGAACCTGGCGAGCCAAGAGGAGAATTTTTTGATGTTCAAGATGTTGTGAAGCATTCGAGCTTGAAAAATATAAAAGTGATAGCTCCTGGATGTACATTAGGAACAACCTCGCTAGCAGCAGCATTTCTTGCATCTGGTTGTCATTCATATATTGGTCCAAATGATTATATAGACGGTAATTCTAATTTAATATTTGTGGTGCGATTTTTCTACGAATTGATCAATAATAACAAAAGTCAACAAGAAGCGTTTGAAATCGCAAAGAGTATAGATCAAGAAACCTCAATGTATCAAATTTATTTATCTTAA
- a CDS encoding PD-(D/E)XK nuclease family protein: MKSRYPLVSLKTMANYHLESFMKCPYTYYYQHVLLLNPLDVKWRQVIQSIINQVVQNFYQLPLDAQNKLNILKLIHRYWKNVSPQLFESKVHYYMVLTKTTDHLLQFLSAKKKQKPPLWVNTNIEELEAHLSLTIELEERATHSFTIKKFLLEADEEIIQLYNDLTIVFSNKAFGKLPERIEINTLLEGEKYTFSPTVNNAAEGNVDVKNMKDLLQHPNDYTKISSLRECRKYLFCINAKAAQIA, translated from the coding sequence ATGAAAAGCAGGTATCCACTAGTCTCTTTGAAAACTATGGCCAATTATCATTTAGAGTCGTTTATGAAGTGTCCTTATACATATTATTATCAACATGTTTTGTTATTAAATCCCCTCGACGTAAAATGGAGACAAGTTATTCAATCTATAATTAATCAGGTGGTTCAAAACTTTTATCAACTTCCACTAGATGCACAAAACAAGTTAAATATATTGAAATTGATCCATAGATATTGGAAAAACGTGAGTCCACAGCTATTTGAATCGAAGGTACATTACTATATGGTTTTAACAAAGACGACAGATCATTTGCTTCAATTTTTATCTGCAAAGAAAAAGCAGAAGCCGCCGTTATGGGTGAATACCAATATTGAGGAATTGGAAGCTCATCTTTCATTAACTATTGAATTAGAAGAGCGGGCAACTCACTCTTTTACTATAAAAAAATTTCTTCTGGAAGCGGATGAGGAAATAATTCAACTATACAATGACTTAACGATTGTATTTTCGAATAAAGCATTTGGCAAACTTCCTGAGAGAATAGAAATCAACACTCTATTGGAGGGAGAAAAATATACTTTTTCACCCACAGTGAATAATGCTGCTGAAGGAAACGTGGATGTAAAGAATATGAAAGATCTACTGCAACATCCAAATGACTATACAAAAATAAGTTCCCTGAGAGAATGCAGGAAATATCTTTTTTGCATAAACGCAAAGGCAGCCCAAATAGCCTGA
- a CDS encoding IDEAL domain-containing protein, producing MSEYFIATETFEHQIDCFCPEGDHADVLKINKGDVIEVTNEHKFTMINGWYLLVKINDQYVFYMALADLEQYCIKERVLSILEINLKMNFWRFKINEALDTGDEASFLSYTNRLLESSELQIKLENYLNTEAVNHTI from the coding sequence ATGTCTGAATATTTTATCGCAACAGAAACGTTTGAGCATCAAATTGACTGTTTTTGTCCGGAAGGGGATCATGCAGATGTTTTAAAAATCAATAAAGGAGATGTAATTGAAGTCACGAATGAACATAAATTTACGATGATTAACGGATGGTACCTTTTGGTTAAGATCAATGATCAATATGTTTTCTATATGGCCCTCGCAGATTTAGAGCAATATTGTATAAAAGAACGCGTTTTATCTATATTGGAAATAAACTTAAAGATGAACTTTTGGCGATTTAAAATAAATGAAGCACTTGATACAGGGGATGAAGCCTCTTTCCTCAGTTATACAAATAGATTACTTGAATCAAGTGAACTTCAAATAAAACTGGAGAACTATTTAAACACAGAAGCAGTAAACCATACCATATAA
- a CDS encoding MarR family transcriptional regulator, whose translation MDASLINEAWTDLYYYLHYKHEESLTHQNIRCMQAIKKNKDATVQFLSKVLDVTHHTTSEHIKRLIQKGYVEKERSLQDRRVVYVKLTKLGEEVLKKNTELDEEKLKIILGRFDAEEQAQIIETFVLLRREVKHVFSC comes from the coding sequence ATGGATGCTAGTCTCATTAATGAAGCATGGACCGATCTTTATTACTATTTGCATTACAAGCATGAGGAATCTCTAACCCATCAAAATATTAGATGTATGCAAGCTATTAAGAAAAATAAAGATGCAACGGTACAGTTTCTTTCGAAAGTATTAGATGTTACACATCATACAACGTCTGAGCATATTAAAAGGCTTATACAAAAAGGCTATGTAGAGAAGGAACGCTCTCTTCAAGACAGAAGGGTTGTCTACGTGAAACTTACGAAACTGGGAGAAGAAGTACTTAAGAAAAATACAGAGCTGGATGAGGAAAAACTAAAAATAATCTTAGGTCGTTTTGATGCTGAAGAACAAGCACAGATTATAGAGACGTTTGTTTTATTAAGAAGGGAGGTTAAACATGTCTTTTCTTGTTAA
- a CDS encoding DUF3784 domain-containing protein — translation MVNGAIVHLIILIPFLIFAIFLSKGKGAALIAGYNTMPESKKAQYDEAAMCKFMGKVMYGICFSLLLWAVSEILKSQTLFLIGLVLFSGLIIFAVVYSNTGNRFLKKGDERAK, via the coding sequence ATGGTGAATGGAGCGATTGTTCATTTGATTATTCTAATTCCCTTTTTGATTTTTGCTATCTTTTTATCAAAAGGCAAAGGAGCAGCTTTAATTGCGGGTTACAACACAATGCCAGAGAGTAAAAAAGCTCAATACGATGAAGCAGCTATGTGCAAGTTTATGGGGAAAGTGATGTATGGTATTTGCTTTAGTCTATTATTGTGGGCAGTAAGTGAAATCCTAAAAAGTCAAACACTGTTTCTCATTGGTCTTGTTTTATTTTCAGGTCTTATTATTTTTGCAGTAGTGTATTCAAATACAGGAAACAGATTTTTAAAAAAAGGTGATGAACGTGCCAAGTAA
- a CDS encoding ABC transporter permease codes for MKISQNVSDTLALANRIIKHNLRSIDTLITVIAMPVMMLLGMVYIFGGAIQIPGVSQEDYINYVLPGILLMTIATGSAYTSLRINLDKTSGMFDRFKSMPISKSSVLGGHVLASVVFMLVSIVAVLLVGFLAGFRSNATFFEWFLVVVMIILFSLALTWLSVPFALAAGSIEGAGSFSYILLMMLFVSSAFVPTDGMPKVVGLFAENQPMTPIIQTIRNLLNSQVAGNDLWVSIGWMVLIIMISYIFGMKAYRRV; via the coding sequence ATGAAGATAAGTCAAAACGTGAGTGATACATTAGCACTTGCCAATAGAATTATTAAGCACAATTTGCGAAGTATCGATACGCTTATTACTGTTATTGCTATGCCGGTTATGATGCTATTAGGTATGGTTTATATATTTGGAGGAGCCATTCAAATTCCAGGAGTGTCTCAAGAGGATTATATAAATTATGTACTTCCAGGAATCTTATTAATGACAATTGCCACTGGTTCAGCTTATACCTCATTGCGGATAAACTTAGACAAAACTTCAGGGATGTTTGACAGATTTAAGTCAATGCCTATATCAAAATCATCTGTATTGGGCGGTCATGTTTTAGCATCCGTTGTCTTTATGTTAGTTTCTATCGTTGCCGTTTTGCTAGTAGGATTTCTAGCCGGATTTAGAAGTAACGCCACATTTTTTGAATGGTTTCTTGTGGTGGTTATGATTATTTTATTTTCTCTTGCATTAACTTGGCTTTCAGTACCATTTGCGTTAGCTGCTGGAAGTATTGAAGGGGCTGGTTCCTTCTCTTATATTCTATTGATGATGCTTTTTGTTAGTTCCGCATTTGTTCCTACTGATGGAATGCCTAAGGTAGTTGGCCTCTTCGCAGAAAATCAACCGATGACACCGATTATTCAAACAATCAGAAATCTGTTAAATTCACAAGTTGCTGGAAATGATTTGTGGGTGTCTATTGGGTGGATGGTGCTAATTATCATGATTTCATATATATTTGGAATGAAAGCCTATAGGAGAGTATAA
- a CDS encoding DUF1048 domain-containing protein translates to MFKKMIQEKREYRAYRKRVNELPEEYRTAMTAIEKYMWNFAKGSGMLALLQNVLEMFESSASDGLNVRDIVGNDAAEFADSLLAEFPEETWIDKMRKELRDSIK, encoded by the coding sequence ATGTTTAAAAAAATGATTCAAGAAAAACGCGAATATCGAGCCTATAGAAAAAGAGTGAATGAATTACCTGAGGAATACAGAACGGCAATGACAGCCATTGAGAAGTATATGTGGAATTTTGCTAAGGGATCAGGCATGCTGGCGCTGTTACAAAATGTTTTAGAGATGTTCGAAAGTAGTGCCAGTGATGGATTAAATGTAAGAGATATAGTCGGGAACGATGCAGCAGAATTTGCCGACTCCTTACTAGCAGAGTTTCCAGAAGAAACATGGATTGACAAAATGAGAAAAGAATTAAGAGATTCCATTAAATAA
- a CDS encoding transcriptional regulator, whose translation MKLKLLKVVEEVYGDSYYRLKKETRQAIDMMCWLSSERGFFFAKDDYLADRHDISDRTIRNVAKKLREHGVLFTMYRRSTKQNGRSAPVHLFVDHPYFSYWEELLNLSDFQAENAEIPCGSKGEESKKVSTYSLPLKKSFNKYVRKEEPVLDESFTPSHIPKSFILAVKPFFGQAKEIYKLWGKAMLAYRIARLDTPLEELTEVVVQAFKESIFSHKHRRIKGSFHAYFFGTLRNMMVIEKRREITNNHPMFAQFKECLES comes from the coding sequence ATGAAATTAAAATTATTGAAAGTCGTAGAAGAGGTGTACGGCGATTCGTATTATCGATTAAAGAAAGAAACACGCCAGGCCATCGACATGATGTGCTGGCTGTCTTCAGAGCGTGGCTTTTTCTTCGCAAAAGACGACTATTTAGCTGATCGACACGATATATCTGACAGAACCATCCGTAACGTAGCAAAGAAGCTGCGTGAACATGGTGTACTGTTTACCATGTATCGGAGATCCACGAAGCAAAATGGACGGAGTGCCCCGGTCCATTTATTTGTGGACCACCCGTATTTTTCGTACTGGGAAGAACTGCTAAATTTAAGTGATTTCCAAGCAGAAAACGCTGAAATCCCTTGTGGCTCTAAGGGAGAAGAGTCAAAAAAAGTTTCTACCTATTCATTACCATTAAAAAAATCTTTTAATAAATACGTACGTAAGGAAGAACCAGTTTTAGATGAAAGCTTTACGCCTTCTCATATTCCAAAAAGCTTTATTTTGGCCGTTAAACCGTTCTTTGGACAAGCAAAGGAAATTTACAAGCTATGGGGAAAAGCCATGCTGGCTTATCGTATCGCTCGTTTAGACACGCCTTTGGAGGAATTAACAGAGGTAGTCGTTCAAGCTTTTAAAGAATCAATTTTTTCTCATAAACACAGACGTATTAAAGGCTCTTTTCATGCCTATTTCTTTGGAACGCTGCGAAACATGATGGTTATCGAAAAACGAAGAGAAATCACAAATAATCACCCTATGTTCGCTCAATTCAAGGAATGTCTGGAGTCTTGA
- a CDS encoding HAMP domain-containing sensor histidine kinase, which translates to MKKKINPIHFIKRLTEKLITTISRSIRIQLITTFIVCALLGFFASRIAAPVFENINKEATIDYRRDMQSINWQAKITAETTVKENTMGAIKKFINEQNELLQQNRNVLKVLVTDETGKVLYKTQQAQEIQINLHDTISNVMSFAINHPTYTSGEEPVWESRKEFIAFYPLTIKDKNLYMFVSGIPEGEVTYSTKEGPFPFFIGMFVFIFSFFIITKRKMKQIEAMAHGVKEIAKGNLAYRIEQKGQDEIASLTEHINHMAEELMNKMEKERRLEKQKNELITNVSHDLRTPLTSIMGYLRLLRDGRFENKEKGNEYIKIAFSKSQQLENLIEDLFEYTKLIDGNMSLARHDVCINKLLGQLIDEITPQAENHGLSIVKRFPDELLYAVVDSEQTVRLFDNLLMNAIKYSKDNGDIQVFLQRHQHYLEVSISNQSDEFTKEELENLFERFYKRDHSRSRVAEGSGLGLAIAKSIVELQGGEIKAEYENGVVQFIILLPMSPEQ; encoded by the coding sequence TTGAAAAAGAAAATTAATCCCATTCATTTTATAAAACGCCTTACTGAAAAGCTGATAACCACTATAAGCCGGAGTATTAGGATTCAGTTAATAACTACGTTTATTGTTTGTGCATTATTGGGTTTTTTTGCATCAAGAATAGCAGCGCCAGTTTTTGAAAACATAAATAAAGAGGCCACGATTGATTATAGACGTGATATGCAAAGCATTAATTGGCAAGCCAAAATTACAGCAGAAACAACAGTTAAAGAAAATACAATGGGAGCCATAAAAAAATTTATCAATGAACAAAATGAATTATTACAACAAAATAGAAACGTTTTAAAAGTGCTTGTTACGGATGAGACTGGAAAAGTATTGTATAAAACACAACAAGCACAGGAAATTCAAATTAATCTGCATGATACCATTAGTAATGTTATGTCCTTTGCTATAAACCACCCAACGTATACAAGTGGGGAGGAACCAGTATGGGAATCGCGTAAAGAGTTCATTGCGTTTTACCCACTTACAATTAAGGATAAGAACTTATATATGTTTGTAAGCGGAATTCCAGAAGGAGAGGTAACCTATAGTACAAAAGAAGGCCCTTTTCCATTTTTTATTGGGATGTTTGTTTTTATTTTTTCTTTCTTTATTATAACGAAGAGAAAGATGAAACAGATTGAAGCAATGGCACATGGTGTAAAAGAGATTGCAAAAGGAAACTTGGCTTACCGTATTGAACAAAAAGGGCAAGATGAAATTGCCTCATTAACGGAACACATCAATCATATGGCTGAAGAACTTATGAACAAAATGGAAAAAGAACGGAGATTGGAGAAGCAAAAAAATGAATTGATTACAAATGTATCACATGATTTAAGAACACCGCTGACCTCCATCATGGGTTATCTGCGCTTGCTGCGTGATGGAAGATTTGAAAATAAAGAAAAAGGTAATGAATATATAAAAATTGCCTTTTCAAAATCGCAGCAATTGGAAAATTTAATCGAGGATTTGTTTGAGTACACAAAGCTTATAGATGGAAATATGTCCTTAGCTCGACATGATGTATGCATCAATAAACTCCTAGGCCAATTAATCGACGAGATCACACCGCAAGCAGAAAATCACGGCTTGTCAATTGTGAAAAGATTTCCTGACGAGCTTTTATATGCTGTTGTCGATTCCGAACAAACGGTACGACTGTTTGACAACTTACTAATGAATGCCATTAAATATAGCAAAGATAACGGAGATATTCAGGTTTTTCTTCAAAGACATCAGCATTATCTTGAAGTCTCCATCTCCAACCAAAGCGATGAATTTACCAAAGAAGAGTTAGAAAACTTATTTGAACGTTTTTACAAAAGAGATCATTCAAGAAGTAGAGTGGCTGAAGGTTCTGGACTTGGCCTTGCAATCGCAAAAAGCATTGTAGAACTGCAAGGAGGAGAGATTAAGGCGGAATATGAAAATGGAGTTGTCCAATTTATTATTTTATTGCCAATGTCACCTGAACAATAA
- a CDS encoding PadR family transcriptional regulator has translation MKDLTEMLKGVLEGVVLQKIQTGETYGYEIAKYLNKLGFDDIVEGTVYTILVRIEKKGLVEIEKKKSELGPARKFYTLNAKGEQELKDFWKRWTFLEEKMNEIKEQRNV, from the coding sequence ATGAAAGATTTAACGGAAATGCTCAAGGGAGTTCTTGAAGGTGTGGTGCTTCAAAAGATTCAAACAGGAGAAACCTATGGTTATGAAATTGCTAAGTACCTAAATAAGTTGGGTTTCGACGATATTGTGGAAGGAACGGTCTATACCATTCTTGTTCGAATAGAGAAAAAAGGGCTTGTGGAAATTGAGAAGAAAAAGTCGGAACTTGGGCCAGCGAGAAAATTTTACACACTAAATGCGAAAGGCGAACAAGAATTAAAGGATTTTTGGAAGCGTTGGACATTCTTAGAAGAAAAAATGAATGAAATAAAGGAGCAAAGAAATGTTTAA
- a CDS encoding Fur-regulated basic protein FbpA — translation MGDILNKVIINRKEQLIQQMLKWESYKSTDERQLYELTLSELEHEYQKMYKDHSNIR, via the coding sequence ATGGGTGATATTTTAAATAAAGTGATCATTAATCGAAAAGAGCAGTTGATCCAGCAAATGTTAAAATGGGAATCCTACAAATCAACGGATGAGCGTCAGTTGTACGAGTTAACACTAAGTGAATTAGAACATGAATATCAAAAGATGTATAAAGATCATTCGAACATTCGATGA
- a CDS encoding ABC transporter ATP-binding protein, whose product MNTTVLEIQNVKKSFKGNEVLSDVNITVKAGSVYALLGANGAGKSTLLKIVTGLLNSDGGKVTIQDINIADNPVAAQNLFSFSSQNSTVDGMLTGYENLHLIAKLRHERNPRKVAESLLEKFDLTEAKDKAVSNYSGGMRRRLDLAMSLVGNPEIVFLDEPTTGLDPKSRQDLWEMIKEMKSQGKTIFLTTQYLEEADYLADQIGFLCEGKIVASGTPDKMKRIAGADKLLLVFNCNEDTEIALKLLEPYSPQKKDHCEISIDLTEDITTTLNVMNALTTENIELKTFKMITPTLDDVFMTLTRGRK is encoded by the coding sequence ATGAATACAACTGTCCTTGAAATCCAAAATGTAAAAAAGAGCTTTAAAGGGAATGAAGTTTTAAGCGATGTCAATATCACTGTGAAAGCAGGCTCCGTTTATGCTTTATTAGGAGCGAATGGGGCTGGGAAAAGTACCTTATTAAAAATTGTTACGGGGTTACTTAATAGCGATGGTGGAAAGGTAACCATTCAGGATATTAATATTGCTGACAATCCTGTGGCAGCACAAAATCTTTTTAGTTTTAGTTCTCAGAATTCCACTGTTGATGGCATGCTGACTGGATATGAAAACCTTCATTTGATTGCAAAATTGCGACATGAACGCAATCCGAGAAAAGTTGCCGAAAGTTTGTTAGAAAAGTTTGATCTGACTGAAGCCAAAGACAAAGCTGTTTCAAATTACTCAGGAGGAATGCGACGGCGTCTTGACTTAGCTATGAGTTTAGTTGGGAATCCAGAAATCGTTTTTCTAGATGAGCCCACCACTGGATTGGACCCTAAAAGCAGGCAGGATCTTTGGGAGATGATTAAAGAAATGAAGTCGCAAGGGAAAACAATCTTTTTAACGACTCAGTATTTAGAGGAGGCAGATTATTTAGCTGATCAGATAGGCTTCTTATGTGAAGGAAAAATTGTTGCCAGTGGAACTCCTGATAAAATGAAACGTATTGCTGGAGCGGATAAATTACTTCTTGTATTTAATTGCAATGAAGACACTGAAATAGCTTTAAAACTCTTAGAACCATATTCCCCTCAAAAAAAAGACCATTGTGAGATTTCTATTGATTTAACAGAAGATATCACAACAACTTTAAACGTAATGAATGCTCTAACAACCGAAAATATTGAGCTCAAGACCTTCAAAATGATTACCCCAACCCTTGATGATGTATTTATGACACTTACGAGAGGAAGAAAATAA
- a CDS encoding TetR/AcrR family transcriptional regulator: MLNRHQKQSEDTINKLMKSGIELFSKQSYSSTSVDQIVKHAGYSKGAFYAHFPTKEEFLLRLIKEGIDFYFEDLKEALTQKDCDLLNTFKEHSMRLVIEAYEKGSSPMLLQGCMVSNELPQIKEKLILQMEEWRSFLTRLFQKMKDEGIVESPLDARTLATTAMALFNGFNLQHFVDNRIQIQDVVSVFVELLQIHEPNKKD; encoded by the coding sequence ATGTTAAACCGTCACCAGAAACAATCAGAAGATACAATTAACAAATTAATGAAATCAGGAATTGAATTGTTTTCTAAACAAAGTTATTCTAGTACAAGCGTTGATCAGATTGTAAAACACGCTGGTTATTCTAAAGGTGCTTTCTATGCTCATTTTCCTACCAAAGAGGAGTTCTTACTGAGGTTGATAAAAGAGGGTATTGATTTCTATTTTGAGGACTTAAAGGAAGCTCTTACTCAAAAAGATTGTGATTTACTAAATACATTTAAAGAACACTCTATGCGTTTAGTGATTGAGGCTTATGAAAAAGGATCTTCTCCTATGCTTCTCCAAGGATGTATGGTTTCGAATGAATTACCTCAGATAAAAGAAAAGCTTATTCTTCAAATGGAGGAATGGCGGTCATTCCTTACACGTTTATTTCAGAAAATGAAGGACGAAGGTATTGTTGAAAGTCCATTAGATGCTAGAACTTTAGCAACAACAGCCATGGCTCTTTTTAATGGATTTAATTTGCAACATTTTGTCGACAATCGAATTCAAATACAGGACGTAGTAAGTGTTTTTGTTGAATTGCTTCAAATTCACGAACCTAATAAAAAAGATTAA
- a CDS encoding response regulator transcription factor: protein MGKETILVVDDEKEIRDLIEIYLKNEGYEVLLASDGEEGLDILRNNEVHLIILDIMMPKIDGIHMCIKVRQIAEMPIIMLSAKTQDMDKIMGLTTGADDYVTKPFNPLELVARIKSQLRRYMKMSGGMAQKDNEIVIGEMVISVSTHEVMVGNQEVKLTPREFSILELLARNRGIVFSVDQIYETVWKEPSFQSDNTIMVHIRKIREKVEENPRKPRYIKTVWGVGYKIEKEN from the coding sequence ATGGGTAAAGAAACAATACTTGTAGTGGATGATGAAAAGGAAATCAGAGATCTTATAGAAATCTACTTAAAGAATGAAGGATACGAAGTATTACTGGCTAGCGATGGTGAAGAAGGCCTAGATATTTTGAGAAATAATGAAGTGCATTTAATTATACTTGATATAATGATGCCTAAAATAGATGGTATTCATATGTGTATAAAAGTAAGACAAATAGCTGAAATGCCGATTATTATGCTATCTGCGAAGACTCAGGATATGGATAAGATTATGGGATTAACAACAGGAGCAGACGACTATGTAACGAAACCTTTTAATCCGCTAGAATTGGTAGCCCGAATTAAATCACAGCTTCGCAGGTATATGAAGATGAGTGGCGGCATGGCTCAGAAGGACAATGAAATTGTAATTGGAGAGATGGTAATAAGTGTATCGACACATGAAGTAATGGTTGGGAATCAGGAAGTAAAACTAACGCCAAGAGAGTTCTCAATCCTAGAACTTCTTGCCCGGAATCGTGGCATCGTATTTAGTGTGGACCAAATTTATGAAACAGTGTGGAAAGAACCGTCTTTTCAATCAGACAATACAATCATGGTGCATATTCGAAAAATCCGTGAAAAGGTTGAAGAAAACCCAAGAAAACCAAGGTATATCAAAACGGTTTGGGGAGTGGGATATAAAATTGAAAAAGAAAATTAA
- a CDS encoding DUF3147 family protein, with amino-acid sequence MSFLVKVSVSACIIGLVTILAKYSPKYGGIVAALPLVSLLSLFWLYIQGEQSNNLSQFLFGVLYGLPSTIILVFIVAVALKYSTPFSISIILGISGWGLCLFLQKFLLSNMYS; translated from the coding sequence ATGTCTTTTCTTGTTAAGGTTAGTGTCTCAGCCTGTATCATTGGACTAGTTACTATTCTTGCTAAATATTCACCTAAATATGGGGGGATTGTAGCTGCCCTTCCTCTTGTTAGTTTATTAAGTCTTTTTTGGCTATATATACAGGGGGAGCAATCAAACAATTTAAGTCAGTTTTTATTCGGGGTACTTTATGGCCTGCCCAGTACAATAATCTTGGTTTTTATTGTGGCTGTTGCTCTAAAGTATTCCACTCCATTCTCGATCTCCATCATCCTCGGAATCAGCGGATGGGGTCTATGTTTATTCTTACAGAAGTTCTTACTATCAAATATGTACTCTTAA